A single Watersipora subatra chromosome 7, tzWatSuba1.1, whole genome shotgun sequence DNA region contains:
- the LOC137400528 gene encoding sushi, von Willebrand factor type A, EGF and pentraxin domain-containing protein 1-like, with protein sequence MWEKADGILGCELVKKRKDVKEKNALQKAMKLFVFGLLLASLLYSINGLDCGPNTDITCPEELAETFLSIQDSVTKRTLTARGLLDVVFVIDEGALKPEQHYWTTQLLHILSEAFIIAPDYTRASIVTYSSSARVIVSLPSNADICSFTSSINNMTFKTGYSYLSNGLGEALRQLNAGRLGATKLTILITNGEWGNLGADPQAYVTSLKNSGYFSAVILKQQTDVGLMKDVIIDNFVSQFGSKKLGFTADMTPEYLRKLHDIVIHNKASGTDWPLDIKVDKNLCASAGRSCAATEDCVCEARTIAKEYICIGQDDVDPPEVVACKGPNSPVIIQDANSTSTKVDWAKPLFSDNAGVVNTVSDKWPGFYKAGSYDVTSTATDSNKNSATCSFSFTVKR encoded by the exons ATGTGGGAAAAAGCAGATGGTATCTTAGGGTGTGAGTTGGTAAAGAAGCGGAAGGACGTGAAAGAGAAGAACGCTCTGCAAAAAGCTATGAAACTTTTCGTCTTTGGATTGCTGCTAGCCAGCCTTCTTTACAGCATCAATGGACTGGACTGTGGCCCGA ATACAGATATAACCTGTCCAGAGGAACTAGCAGAGACTTTTCTCTCCATCCAAGACTCGGTAACCAAAAGAACTCTAACAGCGCGAGGCCTACTAGATGTTGTATTTGTGATTGATGAAGGCGCACTCAAGCCGGAGCAGCATTATTGGACTACACAGCTCCTGCACATACTATCTGAGGCGTTTATCATAGCTCCTGATTATACCAGA GCTTCCATTGTCACATACTCAAGTTCCGCAAGAGTTATCGTCTCTTTGCCATCTAATGCTGACATCTGTTCCTTCACATCAAGCATTAACAATATGACATTCAAAACAGGGTACTCATATCTCTCTAATG GCTTGGGAGAAGCGCTAAGACAACTAAACGCTGGCCGCCTTGGTGCTACCAAACTAACAATTCTGATAACAAATGGAGAGTGGGGAAACCTAG GAGCTGATCCACAAGCTTATGTTACGTCTTTGAAGAACTCGGGCTATTTCTCCGCCGTTATCCTTAAGCAGCAAACTGATGTGGGCCTTATGAAGGATGTAATCATTGACAACTTTGTGAGTCAGTTTGGATCGAAGAAACTTGGATTCACTGCCGACATGACACCAGAGTACCTGAGGAAGCTGCATGACATTGTCATTCACA ATAAAGCGAGCGGAACTGACTGGCCCCTTGACATCAAGGTTGACAAGAACCTTTGCGCATCTGCTGGCAGAAGCTGTGCGGCTACCGAGGACTGTGTGTGTGAAGCACGAACTATTGCCAAGGAGTACATTTGTATCGGCCAAG ATGATGTGGATCCACCAGAAGTCGTAGCTTGCAAAGGTCCAAACTCACCTGTCATTATTCAAGATGCCAACAGCACGTCAACTAAAGTTGATTGGGCGAAACCTTTGTTCTCTGACAACGCTGGTGTAGTCAACACTGTCTCTGATAAATGGCCAGGCTTCTATAAAGCTGGCAGCTATGATGTAACATCTACCGCAACAGACAGCAACAAGAACAGCGCCACGTGCTCCTTCTCGTTCACAGTGAAAAGATAA